A part of Acidisarcina sp. genomic DNA contains:
- the sufC gene encoding Fe-S cluster assembly ATPase SufC gives MALLEIRNLHASVNHQEILKGIDLTINAGEIHAIMGPNGSGKSTLAQVLSRRETYEVTQGEVLFNGKDLLAMKAEEAACEGLFMAFQYPIEVAGISNAYFLRAALNAQRKYRGEEELDAIDFLPLLRAKMRLLGMEERFQSRSVNEGFSGGEKKRNEIVQMAVLEPKLAILDETDSGLDIDALKVVSEGVNAMRSPERAIVLVTHYQRLLDYIVPDFVHVLANGKIIRSGGPELALELEDKGYGWIEPVSAGAR, from the coding sequence ATGGCATTGCTGGAAATCCGCAATCTTCATGCCAGTGTGAATCATCAGGAGATTCTGAAAGGGATTGACCTGACAATCAACGCAGGCGAGATACACGCGATTATGGGGCCGAACGGCTCCGGCAAGAGCACGCTGGCACAGGTGCTGTCGCGGCGCGAAACCTATGAGGTCACTCAGGGTGAGGTGCTGTTCAATGGAAAAGATCTGCTGGCGATGAAGGCGGAGGAGGCGGCCTGCGAAGGATTGTTCATGGCCTTCCAATACCCGATTGAGGTCGCTGGAATCAGCAATGCGTATTTCCTGCGTGCAGCCCTGAATGCCCAGCGCAAATATCGCGGCGAAGAGGAGTTGGATGCAATCGACTTTCTGCCGCTTCTGCGCGCGAAGATGCGTCTGCTGGGCATGGAGGAGCGATTCCAAAGCCGCTCCGTAAATGAGGGCTTCTCCGGTGGCGAGAAGAAGCGAAACGAGATTGTGCAGATGGCGGTTCTAGAACCGAAGCTGGCAATTCTTGACGAGACAGACTCCGGCCTGGATATCGATGCGCTGAAAGTTGTGTCTGAAGGAGTGAATGCCATGCGCAGCCCGGAGCGCGCGATTGTGCTGGTCACTCACTATCAAAGGTTGCTGGACTACATCGTTCCCGACTTTGTGCATGTGCTGGCGAATGGCAAGATCATTCGATCCGGTGGACCGGAGCTGGCGCTGGAACTCGAAGACAAGGGCTATGGCTGGATAGAGCCGGTTTCAGCCGGCGCGCGGTAG
- the sufT gene encoding putative Fe-S cluster assembly protein SufT produces MSIERIALTRACTATEIPNGYPRLLAAGTRVSIMQSLGGSHTVSDEFGQLMRVDAKDADALGMVVPEHSESPQVFSEQLVWNQLRTVYDPEIPVNLVDLGLIYSCVVNGEDNHHQIDIKMSMTAPGCGMGNVLRSDIERKLSGLPTVSGVHVEVVFDPPWNPGLMSEAARLQLGLD; encoded by the coding sequence ATGAGCATCGAGAGAATTGCGCTGACGCGCGCGTGTACCGCCACAGAAATTCCGAACGGATATCCGCGCCTGCTCGCGGCGGGTACGCGAGTGTCAATTATGCAGAGCCTGGGAGGCAGCCACACTGTCTCCGATGAATTTGGGCAACTGATGCGAGTCGACGCCAAGGACGCGGATGCGCTGGGCATGGTCGTACCGGAGCACAGCGAATCTCCCCAGGTCTTCAGCGAGCAGCTGGTGTGGAACCAGTTAAGGACGGTCTACGATCCAGAGATTCCCGTCAACCTGGTCGATCTGGGATTGATCTACTCCTGCGTAGTGAATGGAGAAGACAACCATCACCAGATCGATATCAAGATGTCGATGACAGCTCCAGGCTGTGGCATGGGCAACGTATTGCGATCGGATATCGAAAGGAAGCTCTCCGGCCTGCCGACAGTAAGCGGCGTGCACGTGGAAGTCGTATTCGATCCGCCGTGGAATCCGGGCCTGATGTCGGAAGCGGCGCGGCTGCAATTGGGACTAGACTGA
- a CDS encoding carboxymuconolactone decarboxylase family protein → MKSRLDYAKASPEALKAMWGLENYIRHCGLEHPLLELVKVRASQINGCAYCLDMHNKDARAAGETEQRLYSLAAWEETPFYTERERAALAWTEAVTLVGEEHVPDHVFEQARACFNEKELVDLTMAIVTINGWNRLAVSFRAVPGTYQPHAHTENAVAETAASR, encoded by the coding sequence ATGAAATCACGACTGGATTACGCGAAAGCCTCTCCGGAAGCCCTGAAAGCCATGTGGGGGCTGGAAAATTACATTCGGCATTGCGGGTTGGAGCACCCTTTGCTTGAGCTCGTAAAGGTGCGGGCTTCGCAGATCAATGGCTGTGCCTATTGCCTGGACATGCACAACAAGGACGCACGCGCAGCAGGTGAGACGGAGCAGAGACTCTACTCGTTGGCGGCATGGGAAGAGACTCCTTTTTATACCGAACGAGAGCGAGCGGCACTGGCATGGACCGAAGCAGTGACACTGGTGGGCGAGGAGCATGTTCCCGACCATGTCTTCGAGCAGGCGCGCGCCTGCTTCAATGAAAAAGAGCTGGTTGATTTGACGATGGCAATCGTCACCATCAACGGATGGAACCGATTGGCAGTCAGCTTCCGTGCTGTACCCGGCACCTACCAGCCGCATGCACACACGGAAAACGCAGTGGCTGAAACCGCTGCGAGTCGCTAG
- a CDS encoding TonB-dependent receptor: protein MRSIRQFLQFVFVLALCSPGWPQSSLTSLRGTVTDPSGAVVPTAEVSLENPATGTKVSKTANAAGEYVFQQLVPGTYTITARASGFGEQSKKAELLVNQPATVNFSLSVQSATTTVDVSAEAQTLNTTDASIGNSMDNAMIQALPAEGRNVPDLLSLQPGVLYLGRGIDANTDSRTGSVAGARSDQTNVTLDGLDDNDQEAGFAFTGVLRSTLDSIQEFRVTTTGSNADAGRSSGGQVSMVTKSGTNQFHGSAYEYNRNTFTVANDWFNKAAQKSSGQANVPGKLIRNTFGAAVGGPIKKDRLFFFGNYEGQRTAENKQVTQIAPTASFKAGNISYPSNGSTITLNRAQIASMDSEPNGQNCTYYGTCPNGPGVNSAVLAYLNQFPTANGSALGDGFNLGSFSFSSPHPGSLNTSIAKLDYQLNQSHHLFVRGNLQKDTQSGIMQFPGQPASSMLIDNTKGIAAGDTWAITPNLVNDLRYGYTRQGYSNRGTGQGAYVVFRFLTQWEPETRSTIVNVPVHNIIDSVSYTKGKHNLAGGINWRLINNNRSSDANSYSSGNTNIYWINTGGTIAGQGIALDPAAHGFAPVDEGFSNSYSIAIGALVGLVPQTNGQYNFDVAKDGLTGKTLAQGAFVNRDFKANEFEYFLQDSWRVRSNLTVTYGLRQTILQAPYETHGQQIAPTTNMHKWFETRAVNAAKGITTQPDISFAAAGQARGLKPYWDTQKDAIAPRISVAYSPTPLTSIRAGFGMNYDHFGQGIVNSFDQNGSFGLSTNLANPAGAYSVDNSPRFTGIHDVPPLQGVNIPSVIAYPYTPPNDVNTGFAITWGIDDHLRTPYAETVDFSVQQQLPKGFIMETAYVGRFGHHLMQQLDLAQPLNLVDPKSGLSYFQAATLLSKAVDANGGDPNASIAAIPYFENMFPQWASDGVSATQNIYSQLWAFNRGNETTGLAVLDAFCGDLCTPNFDGNGLYEPRFYQRQFSSLYAWSSIGNSNYHALQFTLRHAMSNGLQVDASYTFSKSMDMGSDTERTGELNAGRASNSEILNAFNTRLNRGLSDFDIRHLITFNWVYELPLGQGKAYWSGANSFVNSFIGGWQWSGLGRWSSGLPFSISQSGWTTDWQIGSNMVQTGYIKMRKHIDSSGSPQVFDNPDAINNGIAAGTPLRFPYPGEAGPRNNFRGDGFFGVDSGLAKNWKITERQAVRFTWEVFNATNSVRFDTNPQSANGGLTTQAQSGSLGKYASTLTAPRIQQFSLRYSF from the coding sequence ATGAGATCTATCCGCCAATTCCTGCAATTCGTGTTTGTGCTTGCTTTGTGCAGCCCCGGATGGCCGCAGAGCTCGCTAACCTCTCTCCGCGGAACTGTTACGGACCCCTCGGGTGCAGTTGTCCCCACTGCTGAAGTTTCGCTGGAGAACCCCGCCACGGGCACCAAGGTGTCGAAGACAGCAAATGCTGCGGGCGAATATGTGTTTCAGCAGCTTGTGCCTGGCACCTATACCATCACGGCGAGGGCCAGCGGTTTTGGCGAGCAATCCAAGAAGGCGGAGCTCCTCGTAAATCAGCCTGCCACGGTTAATTTCAGTCTCAGCGTTCAGTCGGCTACCACCACGGTGGATGTCAGTGCGGAAGCGCAGACCCTGAATACTACCGACGCGAGCATCGGCAACTCGATGGATAATGCCATGATTCAGGCGCTGCCGGCGGAGGGCCGCAACGTGCCCGATCTGCTCAGCCTGCAGCCCGGCGTGCTCTATCTTGGACGCGGTATCGACGCGAATACGGATAGCCGCACCGGTTCTGTCGCAGGCGCGCGTTCCGATCAGACGAACGTTACTCTGGATGGCCTCGACGACAACGATCAGGAGGCAGGCTTCGCTTTCACCGGTGTACTGCGCTCCACGCTGGATTCCATTCAGGAGTTTCGGGTAACCACCACAGGCTCCAATGCCGATGCCGGTCGCTCCTCGGGTGGGCAGGTCAGCATGGTCACCAAGAGCGGCACCAATCAATTCCACGGTAGCGCGTATGAATACAACCGCAACACGTTTACCGTAGCCAACGACTGGTTCAACAAAGCCGCGCAGAAGAGCAGCGGCCAGGCAAACGTTCCCGGCAAGCTCATCCGCAACACCTTTGGCGCCGCCGTCGGTGGACCGATCAAGAAGGACAGGCTTTTCTTCTTTGGAAACTATGAAGGTCAGCGCACGGCGGAGAATAAGCAGGTCACGCAGATCGCTCCCACTGCATCCTTCAAAGCCGGCAATATCAGCTATCCAAGCAATGGCAGCACGATCACGCTGAACCGCGCGCAAATTGCCTCGATGGATAGCGAGCCGAATGGGCAAAACTGCACCTACTATGGAACCTGTCCCAATGGCCCGGGAGTTAACTCGGCTGTCCTCGCGTATCTCAACCAGTTCCCCACTGCAAACGGCTCGGCGCTCGGTGACGGATTCAATCTCGGCTCCTTCAGCTTCTCTTCGCCCCACCCAGGATCGCTGAATACCTCGATCGCAAAGCTCGACTATCAACTCAACCAGAGCCATCACCTATTCGTTCGCGGAAACTTGCAGAAGGACACGCAGTCTGGAATTATGCAATTCCCTGGCCAGCCCGCCTCCTCCATGCTCATCGACAACACCAAGGGCATCGCAGCCGGGGATACCTGGGCCATCACTCCGAATCTCGTCAACGATCTTCGCTACGGCTACACCCGCCAGGGATACAGCAACCGTGGAACCGGGCAGGGCGCGTATGTGGTTTTCCGCTTCCTGACCCAGTGGGAGCCGGAAACCCGCAGCACCATTGTGAATGTGCCGGTCCACAACATCATCGACAGCGTCAGCTACACCAAGGGCAAACATAACCTGGCTGGCGGAATCAACTGGCGCCTCATCAACAACAACCGCAGTTCGGATGCAAATTCGTACAGCTCGGGAAATACAAATATCTATTGGATCAACACTGGCGGCACGATTGCCGGGCAGGGCATCGCACTGGACCCCGCCGCACATGGGTTTGCTCCTGTCGATGAGGGCTTCTCGAATTCGTACAGTATCGCTATCGGAGCTCTGGTCGGTCTCGTTCCGCAAACCAATGGGCAATATAACTTCGATGTTGCCAAAGACGGATTGACGGGCAAAACATTGGCACAGGGCGCCTTTGTCAATCGAGACTTCAAGGCCAACGAGTTCGAATACTTCCTGCAGGATTCCTGGCGAGTCCGGTCCAATCTAACCGTGACCTACGGCCTGCGTCAGACTATCCTTCAGGCTCCCTACGAAACGCATGGCCAGCAGATTGCGCCCACCACCAACATGCACAAATGGTTTGAGACGCGCGCAGTGAATGCCGCCAAGGGCATAACCACCCAGCCGGACATCAGCTTTGCCGCCGCCGGTCAGGCCAGGGGATTGAAGCCGTATTGGGACACGCAGAAGGATGCGATCGCTCCACGCATCTCAGTCGCGTATTCTCCCACGCCGCTTACCTCCATCCGCGCCGGGTTCGGCATGAACTATGATCACTTCGGCCAGGGCATCGTCAACAGTTTTGACCAGAACGGATCCTTCGGTCTGAGCACGAACCTCGCCAATCCTGCCGGAGCCTATTCGGTAGACAATTCTCCGCGCTTTACCGGTATCCACGATGTTCCTCCGCTTCAAGGTGTCAACATTCCTTCCGTTATCGCTTATCCCTACACGCCGCCCAACGACGTGAATACCGGCTTCGCGATTACATGGGGAATCGATGACCACCTCAGGACGCCATATGCCGAGACGGTAGATTTCTCCGTCCAGCAGCAACTGCCCAAGGGCTTCATCATGGAGACGGCCTATGTCGGCCGCTTCGGCCACCATCTGATGCAGCAGCTCGATCTTGCGCAGCCGCTCAACCTGGTAGATCCGAAGTCGGGACTGAGCTACTTCCAGGCGGCAACCCTGCTCTCCAAGGCGGTGGATGCAAATGGCGGCGATCCGAACGCGAGCATCGCGGCTATCCCGTATTTTGAAAACATGTTCCCGCAGTGGGCCTCTGACGGCGTCAGCGCCACTCAGAACATCTACAGCCAGTTGTGGGCTTTCAACCGTGGCAATGAGACAACCGGCCTTGCGGTGCTAGACGCATTTTGCGGCGACCTATGCACTCCGAACTTCGACGGAAACGGCCTCTACGAGCCTCGCTTCTACCAGCGCCAATTCTCCTCGCTATACGCCTGGTCCTCCATCGGGAACAGCAACTACCACGCTCTTCAGTTCACTCTGCGCCACGCTATGAGCAACGGATTGCAGGTTGATGCAAGCTACACCTTCTCGAAGTCGATGGACATGGGTTCGGACACGGAGCGCACCGGGGAACTCAACGCGGGGAGAGCCAGCAACAGCGAGATCCTAAACGCCTTCAACACCAGGCTGAACCGTGGGCTCTCCGACTTCGACATTCGCCACCTCATTACCTTTAACTGGGTTTATGAGTTGCCCCTTGGGCAAGGCAAAGCTTATTGGTCCGGGGCAAATTCCTTCGTCAACAGCTTCATCGGCGGATGGCAGTGGTCCGGTCTGGGACGTTGGAGCAGTGGTCTTCCCTTCAGCATCTCGCAAAGTGGCTGGACGACTGATTGGCAGATCGGATCGAACATGGTGCAAACCGGGTACATCAAGATGCGCAAGCACATTGATTCCTCGGGAAGCCCGCAGGTCTTCGACAACCCGGATGCAATCAACAACGGAATTGCCGCAGGCACTCCTCTCCGCTTCCCCTATCCGGGTGAGGCGGGTCCAAGGAACAACTTTCGTGGAGATGGCTTCTTCGGTGTGGATTCCGGTCTGGCAAAGAACTGGAAGATCACGGAAAGGCAGGCGGTTCGGTTTACGTGGGAAGTATTCAACGCGACCAACTCCGTTCGCTTTGATACAAATCCGCAGAGTGCTAATGGTGGCCTGACGACACAGGCGCAAAGCGGAAGCCTTGGCAAGTATGCTTCCACGCTCACCGCGCCGCGTATTCAGCAATTCTCTCTGCGCTACAGCTTCTAG
- a CDS encoding SUF system NifU family Fe-S cluster assembly protein: protein MSELQDLYQDVILEHSKHPRNFRAMKTANRKAEGYNPLCGDHYTVFVEMDDDTIRDVSFQGSGCAISKASASIMSQALKSKTAAEAEDLFHKFHEVVTGQDRDSVESLGKLAAFAGVAEFPTRVKCATLAWHTLQAALKEKQIASTE from the coding sequence ATGTCGGAACTGCAGGATCTGTACCAGGACGTAATTCTGGAACATAGCAAGCACCCGCGGAATTTTCGCGCGATGAAGACGGCGAACCGTAAGGCTGAGGGATACAACCCGCTCTGCGGTGACCACTACACGGTCTTTGTGGAGATGGACGACGATACCATTCGCGACGTCTCCTTTCAGGGTTCGGGATGCGCGATTTCAAAGGCGTCCGCATCCATCATGAGCCAGGCGCTCAAGAGCAAGACGGCAGCGGAAGCCGAAGATCTCTTCCACAAATTTCATGAAGTTGTGACCGGGCAGGATAGAGACAGCGTGGAGAGCCTCGGCAAGCTGGCAGCGTTTGCCGGCGTAGCGGAGTTTCCCACGCGGGTGAAGTGCGCCACGCTGGCATGGCACACATTGCAGGCCGCTCTCAAGGAAAAGCAGATAGCTTCTACGGAGTAG
- the sufB gene encoding Fe-S cluster assembly protein SufB, which translates to MTTANMIQDFTNQEYKWGFITPVDEDRIPKGLNEDIIRLISAKKEEPQFMLEWRLKAYRHWVTLERAQAEPKWANIKYDPIDYQNIVYYSAPRQKPGRKSLEEVDPEILMAYEKLGISLDEQKRLSGVAVDAVFDSVSVATTFKEKLAEKGVIFCSFSEAVRKHPALIEKYLGSVVPYSDNYFATLNSAVFSDGSFVYVPKGVRCPMELSTYFRINAADTGQFERTLIIADEGAYVSYLEGCTAPVRDENQLHAAVVELVALGDAQIKYSTVQNWYPGDKDGKGGIYNFVTKRGKCLGDNSKISWTQVETGSAITWKYPSCILMGDNSVGEFYSVALTNNHQQADTGTKMIHIGKNTRSTVVSKGISAGFGQNTYRGLIKIMKGATGARNYTQCDSLLIGDKCGAHTFPYIEVRNGSAQMEHEASTSKIGEDQIFYLRQRGLSSEEAVSMIINGFCKQVFRELPMEFAVEAQKLLSVSLEGSVG; encoded by the coding sequence ATGACAACCGCCAATATGATCCAGGACTTTACCAACCAGGAATACAAGTGGGGATTTATCACCCCGGTAGACGAGGATCGGATTCCGAAGGGCCTGAACGAGGATATTATCCGCCTGATCTCGGCGAAGAAAGAAGAGCCGCAGTTCATGCTGGAGTGGCGGCTGAAGGCCTATCGCCACTGGGTCACGCTGGAGCGGGCACAAGCCGAGCCGAAGTGGGCAAACATCAAATATGACCCGATTGATTATCAGAACATCGTCTACTACTCGGCACCCAGGCAGAAGCCTGGACGCAAGAGCCTGGAAGAAGTAGACCCGGAGATTCTGATGGCCTACGAGAAGCTGGGCATATCGCTCGATGAGCAGAAGCGGCTCTCGGGAGTGGCCGTGGATGCGGTATTCGACAGCGTATCGGTAGCCACAACATTCAAGGAAAAGCTGGCGGAGAAGGGAGTTATCTTTTGCTCCTTTTCTGAAGCGGTTCGCAAGCATCCCGCCCTGATTGAGAAGTACCTGGGATCTGTCGTTCCTTACAGTGACAACTACTTTGCCACCTTGAACTCGGCGGTGTTTAGCGATGGCTCGTTCGTGTATGTGCCGAAGGGCGTGCGCTGCCCGATGGAGCTCTCGACGTACTTCCGCATCAATGCAGCGGATACCGGACAGTTTGAGCGAACGCTGATTATTGCGGACGAAGGCGCGTATGTGAGCTATCTGGAGGGCTGCACGGCTCCGGTGCGGGATGAAAACCAGTTGCACGCTGCGGTCGTGGAGTTGGTGGCTCTGGGCGATGCGCAGATCAAATACTCGACCGTGCAGAACTGGTATCCGGGCGATAAGGATGGCAAGGGCGGCATCTACAACTTTGTGACGAAGCGCGGCAAGTGCCTGGGAGATAACTCGAAGATCTCCTGGACGCAGGTGGAGACAGGTTCCGCGATCACGTGGAAGTATCCCAGCTGCATTCTGATGGGAGATAACTCGGTAGGCGAGTTCTACTCTGTCGCGCTGACCAACAATCATCAGCAGGCCGATACCGGAACCAAGATGATCCATATTGGCAAGAACACGCGCAGCACTGTGGTGTCGAAGGGTATCTCGGCGGGCTTCGGGCAGAATACCTATCGCGGCCTGATAAAAATCATGAAAGGCGCAACCGGCGCGCGGAACTATACGCAGTGCGACTCGCTGCTGATTGGAGATAAGTGCGGCGCGCACACCTTCCCGTACATCGAAGTAAGAAACGGCAGCGCGCAGATGGAACACGAGGCATCTACATCGAAGATCGGCGAAGACCAGATCTTCTACCTGCGGCAGCGTGGACTTTCATCAGAGGAAGCTGTCTCGATGATCATTAATGGTTTTTGCAAGCAGGTGTTTCGCGAGCTGCCGATGGAGTTCGCCGTAGAGGCACAGAAGCTGCTGAGCGTGAGTCTGGAAGGGAGCGTGGGGTAG
- a CDS encoding cysteine desulfurase, with product MSAIASSIPRMRESFDVEKVRADFPILRRKVHGHPLVYLDNAATAQKPQAVIDAIAQHYSYNNANIHRGVHLLSESATEAHEAARRTVQHFLNAADSREIVFVRGATEGINLVAQTYGRKHIGAGDEIILTEMEHHSNIVPWQMLCEEKGARLRIIPVNDDGELLVDEFEKLLNEKTKFVSLVHISNVLGTINPIGRLVKMAHAWNVPVLVDGAQAILHEKVDVRALGCDFYTFSGHKLYGPTGIGVLYGKQKLLDAMPPYQGGGDMIRSVTFAKTTYNDLPYKFEAGTPHIAGAVGLGAAIEYVNGIGLEEIAAHEHELLAYGTQALQSIPGLRLIGTAKRKVSVLSFVLEGIHPHDIGTILDRQGIAIRTGHHCAQPLMQRFGVPATARASLAMYNTREEIDALVAGIYKVKEVFA from the coding sequence ATGAGCGCAATTGCAAGCAGTATTCCCCGTATGCGGGAAAGCTTCGACGTGGAGAAGGTACGGGCGGATTTTCCCATACTGCGCCGCAAGGTGCACGGGCATCCGCTGGTCTATCTGGACAATGCCGCCACCGCGCAAAAACCACAAGCAGTCATCGATGCAATTGCCCAGCACTACTCCTATAACAACGCGAATATTCATCGCGGCGTGCATCTGCTATCGGAGTCCGCTACAGAGGCCCACGAGGCAGCGCGCAGAACGGTGCAGCACTTTTTGAATGCTGCCGATTCCCGCGAGATTGTATTTGTTCGCGGGGCCACGGAGGGCATCAACCTGGTTGCGCAGACCTATGGGCGCAAGCATATCGGAGCTGGAGACGAAATCATCCTTACGGAGATGGAGCACCACTCCAACATTGTGCCGTGGCAGATGTTGTGCGAGGAAAAGGGTGCGCGCCTGCGGATTATTCCGGTGAATGACGACGGCGAGTTGCTGGTCGACGAATTTGAAAAGCTGCTGAACGAGAAAACGAAATTCGTCTCGCTCGTTCACATCTCCAATGTTCTGGGAACGATCAATCCCATTGGCCGGCTTGTGAAGATGGCTCATGCGTGGAACGTTCCCGTGCTGGTAGATGGAGCGCAGGCCATTCTGCACGAAAAGGTAGACGTGCGCGCGCTCGGCTGCGATTTCTATACCTTCTCCGGCCACAAGCTCTACGGACCCACGGGCATTGGAGTTCTGTACGGCAAGCAAAAATTGCTGGATGCCATGCCGCCTTACCAGGGTGGGGGCGACATGATTCGCTCCGTCACCTTTGCGAAGACAACCTATAACGACCTTCCCTACAAATTCGAGGCAGGCACGCCACACATCGCCGGTGCTGTAGGGCTGGGAGCCGCAATCGAATACGTGAATGGAATTGGGTTGGAGGAAATTGCCGCTCATGAGCATGAGTTGCTGGCCTATGGAACGCAGGCCCTGCAATCGATACCTGGGCTGCGGCTGATCGGCACAGCAAAGCGCAAGGTCAGCGTGCTCTCGTTTGTACTGGAGGGCATCCATCCGCACGATATCGGTACGATCCTGGATCGCCAGGGAATCGCGATCCGCACCGGACATCACTGCGCTCAACCCTTGATGCAGCGCTTTGGAGTTCCAGCAACGGCACGCGCTTCTCTTGCCATGTACAACACGCGGGAAGAGATCGATGCTCTGGTTGCCGGCATCTATAAGGTCAAGGAGGTTTTCGCCTGA
- the sufD gene encoding Fe-S cluster assembly protein SufD has product MGAITQVVGLGSYAEAYRELEHRTLQQPDWLRTLRQNAFARFCDVGFPTLKDEDWRFTNVAAIARETFSPAADRSSEFARERLEPFRMPGAACMLVFVNGHFAPQLSERADCAATVEAGGLAEALSSNAVALQSHMGRYLNTQRDAFCSLNTAFLEDGAYIRIPKGTVLKAPLHLLFVSVGNGEPQIAYPRNLIVAETGTQVDIVEEHVSLGEGVFFSNLVTELVAEENAVVSHHVIERENREAFHVSTLRIQQARSANVRSHSVLLGAALVRNNIHPVLAGEGAECLLNGLFVGEQHQHMDNYMLLEHVSPHCNSRQFYNGILDGEAHGVFHGRIIVHKDAQKTDAKQTNRNLLLSDSTQIDTKPQLEIYADDVKCTHGATIGQVDEEALFYLRSRGIEEGSARKLLLFAFAGECLGRMAEGAARTHIESIIHQSLPGGVNPTIGRGLETGRAWEEVR; this is encoded by the coding sequence ATGGGCGCCATCACACAGGTCGTAGGCCTCGGCAGCTACGCCGAAGCGTACCGCGAACTCGAGCACCGTACCCTGCAACAGCCCGACTGGCTACGCACTCTGAGGCAAAACGCCTTTGCTCGCTTTTGCGATGTGGGTTTTCCAACGCTCAAGGATGAGGACTGGCGCTTCACGAACGTGGCAGCGATCGCACGCGAAACATTCAGCCCCGCGGCAGATCGCAGCAGCGAATTTGCCAGGGAGAGGCTGGAGCCCTTCAGGATGCCAGGTGCGGCTTGCATGCTGGTCTTTGTGAATGGACACTTCGCTCCGCAACTCTCCGAGAGAGCGGACTGCGCCGCCACGGTGGAAGCAGGCGGTTTGGCAGAGGCGCTTTCGAGCAATGCAGTCGCACTTCAATCGCACATGGGACGCTACCTCAACACGCAGCGGGATGCCTTCTGCAGCCTGAACACCGCATTTCTCGAAGATGGTGCGTACATCCGCATCCCAAAAGGAACCGTGCTCAAGGCGCCTCTCCACCTGCTGTTTGTATCGGTGGGGAATGGAGAACCGCAGATCGCCTATCCGCGAAATCTGATTGTCGCCGAGACAGGTACGCAGGTGGACATCGTGGAAGAGCATGTCTCGCTTGGCGAAGGAGTGTTCTTTTCGAATCTCGTAACAGAGCTGGTGGCAGAAGAGAATGCAGTAGTGTCGCATCATGTGATCGAGCGGGAGAACCGGGAAGCGTTCCACGTATCTACTTTGCGCATACAGCAGGCCCGCAGTGCCAATGTGCGATCGCACTCCGTGCTGCTGGGCGCTGCGCTGGTGCGCAATAATATTCATCCGGTTCTGGCGGGTGAGGGAGCCGAGTGCCTCCTCAATGGCCTGTTCGTGGGCGAGCAGCATCAGCACATGGATAACTACATGCTGCTGGAGCATGTGAGCCCTCACTGCAACAGCAGGCAGTTTTACAACGGCATCCTGGATGGAGAAGCACACGGCGTCTTCCACGGCCGCATCATTGTTCACAAAGACGCACAGAAGACGGATGCCAAGCAGACCAACCGCAACCTCCTGCTGTCGGATTCCACGCAGATCGACACCAAGCCGCAATTGGAAATTTACGCCGACGATGTGAAGTGTACCCATGGCGCAACCATCGGCCAGGTCGACGAGGAGGCGCTGTTTTATCTGCGCTCGCGGGGAATCGAGGAAGGTTCAGCACGCAAGTTGCTGCTCTTCGCATTTGCTGGGGAGTGCCTAGGGCGCATGGCTGAAGGCGCAGCGCGGACGCACATCGAAAGCATCATTCATCAATCTCTGCCTGGAGGAGTCAACCCAACCATCGGCAGGGGGCTGGAAACGGGTCGCGCGTGGGAGGAAGTAAGATGA
- a CDS encoding Rrf2 family transcriptional regulator, producing MFRLNKLTDYGLVVMQYLGGCSRTELHTTRELIAATQLPSATIVKILKALLDRKLLISYRGIKGGYALARCPSEISVAEIIEALEGPIGFTECATTPGYCLLEGTCGVQHNSHVISRALQQTLEGITLSDLTTSLRLGTRTPGRGSALTAITVGTGRVQ from the coding sequence ATGTTCCGACTGAATAAATTGACCGATTACGGGCTAGTCGTGATGCAGTACCTTGGCGGCTGTTCCAGGACGGAACTGCATACGACGCGGGAACTTATCGCGGCCACGCAGCTTCCATCCGCCACTATCGTAAAGATTCTGAAGGCGCTCCTGGATCGCAAGCTGCTGATTTCTTATCGGGGAATCAAGGGCGGCTATGCGCTGGCTCGCTGTCCGTCAGAGATCTCAGTGGCTGAAATTATCGAGGCACTCGAAGGTCCGATCGGTTTTACCGAATGCGCAACGACGCCCGGCTATTGCCTGCTGGAAGGCACCTGTGGCGTGCAGCATAACTCCCACGTGATCAGCCGCGCCCTGCAGCAGACATTGGAGGGCATCACACTTTCCGATCTGACAACTTCATTACGACTGGGAACACGGACGCCGGGCCGGGGAAGTGCGCTTACCGCAATCACCGTGGGTACAGGGAGGGTTCAATGA